In the genome of Synchiropus splendidus isolate RoL2022-P1 chromosome 13, RoL_Sspl_1.0, whole genome shotgun sequence, the window TCCGCCGGGCTGCACAGGAGATATAATGGCCTTCCATTACTGCTGGTATTATATAGCTACTTTACAATGCATACAGAGAGCTTTTCAATCTCTGGTGACTGCAAGCAAACACCAAGGTTCACTAGGTCTTAATCAGGGAAATGCTCTTTGCTGACAACGCTGTTGTAGCATGTCAGTCAAGGGGAGGAGAGACCCATCAGCTGCTCTGCACATGCCTGACATGAGTGTGGTTGCAGAGCAGGTCTGTCTTGGTTTGCATCTTTCAAAGTTTGTTTGTCAGCAAGGCATAGGGGCTGCTGAAAGCTCTTCGCCCTAGCTGTGGAACACAAAGTGAAACAATGCACCACCACCGAGTGAGCACTTTTTAGGGCTGCCTTTAAGGCCTAACCTTTTGTTCAATTGCTAAAATATTGAACCTTGAATTCATTGGGTTGAAGATGTTTTTTCACCGCACTGAAGTCTAAATAAGGCCTGGTGAAACTTGGGTTCACCTTGATGACCTTCTGGACGATCGCTTGAGGCGATTACCAACCAGAGCATGCAGAGGGTTGATGGCTGGAGGCCAGCAAGACCTCATGTGACCAGCAGGAAAGGTCGCGACACGAGCATGTGGTGTCAGGAAGTGCATGCGCTGCTCGCCAGCAGCGGTTAACCAATCAGTTTGACATGTAAAACAATGGCCCGCCTTCAGAATTGAAAGAAAACTGTGTGCTCCGAACAAGAAGGTGTGATTCATTCCCTTGTTTCACCAAAGTCAGCAAACCAGCAAAGCTTCTTTTGGGATTATGTCAATTGGATGTAGTCTCATGTTGATGATGTAATTTTGCGCCATGTGGATCCAAATATATTCATCTTTTCACTTCAATCCCAATTCAAACTCTTCATCCGTTCAcagactcaaaaaaaaaaaaggttctgcCTCACATCTTTTTGGAAAATATATATGTCAGTTGGAGCGACTTCAAGTCTGGCATTATGAGAGTGCTGATCAAGTTGGTTGGATTAGGGTCACAAGTGTAAGAAGCTCAGGCCGCCGTTGATTTCCTCTCTCCTTATTCGGCAGTTtaataattaatcataattaatatTCTCtggatgtatttttaatgtctgGCTCCCGGCCCCAGTGAGCTTCCATCTAGTACTCATCACTTACAAAGTATGTCTCTTCTGCTTTagttcttttctctctggaaAAAAATGGCCAAAAATAACTGAAAGATTTTGTTCTTTAATGTTCCATTAAAATATGTGACATGAACTACACATAGGAACAGAGGAATTAGAGCTCCGACAAAAGAGCGTGGCGTCCGTGGAATGCAGTACTGGAAGTGTGCTCCCCGCACAACAAGAAAAGATTTTTGTTTGCTGCACATGACTGTGTATACGCAACTGAACGGTTCAAATCCGGAGCAGCGTGTAACTGGTGAATCATCACTATTGTTCCAGCAACAGGGGCTGAAGGAAGCACAAGGTTAGTTGGTTCAAACTCAGCGGGGCTTGCACCCTTAGCCCTGCGCGATGCTTATTGGCTTTGTCATTCCAGCTGCGATAGTGTCTGAGAACACAGAGCATTATTCATGTCCTCAGAAGGGGCCAAGTCCTAATTGAAATTCCACTCTCCTTTACTGGAATGAGTGGGGCGGCCGAAAAACCCACCGTATTATTCAGTTCCCGTCACCTTGAGAGACCCGTCCGCAGACAGTGCTGCAGAAACACCCGTTGTGATGGGAAACTcgacgggggaaaaaaaaaagttgcttcaCTCCGAGAATGTCGGTTCCAGTGGTGTTTGGCGGCGCCTCATtggtgcagcaggagcaggCGTGTGTTTGCTGCTCGCCAGTGTGGCGTGAATGCTAATGACCCCGCGATGAATAAGCGCCCCTCTGATCGAAGACGAGTGAGCACAAAGAACTTCTTTCTATGATGTTCATTCTTCTAGCTGCCCACCACCTCAGGCTTGTCACAATCGCTGTGGAATTTCTGGGATATTCAACAGCCTGGAAATTGTGTTTATTAATGTGTACGACTTTAATGAAATGATATTTCCAAACATTGATGAATTTATTGAGGGATGTAAATACGTATTGACTGGTTAGCCTCACTTCTGTGTAGCTTTGTGCAGGTAGCATGTGCTTGCATTAGCATGACAGGGTAGAGAACATCAAGAACTtgttgttattgagaagcagtgagaaattaccatattctctggaatcattaagacatgttaatttctgttccttcaactggttcctgactgaggttgGACTCCAACTTGCTGCGCCCCTGGCTCCGCATCACCACGAGGAGTTTGAGCGGCGACGGGTCGTAATGTTCAGAAGTGTGGCTTCATTTTGTTAGCAAAGATTACGTTTCtaaaggatgagcaaaccccttggACACCATGTTAGAATGGTGAAATAGTGTTCCGTGCGATGCCACactcgagctaacagctagcatgtcagttagcacggagctaacttgttgtaAGTTTTAGATGTTGTGAAGTGTTCTCGGTTTCTCACCTCCTCATAATAATAACTGGAACTGAACTatggagctacactgaacacatggtTTCAACACATTCAAATAAggccttttgatgtggatgttgatccgatattttatatgagatgCACATAATATTCAACCACATAAGGAAGCTATGTTCCATTGGGTGGAAGTTAAAGATGGCCGACGCCCAAATGGATTCGAagcatttcattcattctcatCTAGAATTATTCTGTGAGGCTAAGGTCTATTAAATTATTCTGTTAAAACACACCTGAATGCTGCTGATATGGGGGAATGACAGCATGCTGTGCTTTCTCCTGCCAGGAATTGAGCTCTGCCTGCCAGGATGGCGTTTCTCCATGACCATGGTGGCCAGCTTCGTGATGCTGGGTGGTCAGCTGCTGATGCCTGTGGTGGCCTACCTCTGCCGGGACTGGCAGGTGCTGCAGGCCGTCATCATCTGCCCGCTGCTGCTCATGCTCTCCTACATCTGGTAAGCaaattttgtcttgtttttgtggtaTTTTTGGTTACACCTTATAAGGATTAGGGAGCTAAATGTGTTTTCCTTTGAACAAATGTGCTCTAGTGACGCTTTACTGTCAAAGTAAATATTTAAGAAGGACATTAATAATTCACAAACCGAAAAGTGACATGTTCCCAGATGCTATAAGAGTCATTTAGAGGCTTGTTTGTCGTAATGCGTCCGTGTTGccctcatatttacttttcttaaTCAGGCCAGACCGAATTTACGAGCGCAAACTGCCTTCTGTGCAGACAAAAGCTGACTGTGCGCATTCGGAGACACAGCCCATTGGGCCCAGTCgttgaaacactgcagctgatCACAGTTTGCTGAGTCGTGGAAAGGGCTCCGGATCCCTGGGAAGGAGTCCGGCCCACAAATCAGCGCCGCGCACgcaggaaaaacacaaatagaTGAAGTCACTTTCGGGGTAATGCTGATTGAGCTGCTGACACTCTGGAAATATTCCGCCACCACTCTCAGATCTGTCTTGTTGAAGGGGAAATACAGCGCAAATCTCACTCGGCCAGGCCACGAGATTTAATACGTTCATTAAGGAGAGATACGAGTCGGCCTTTTAacaagaacattttatggcggtCATATTTCAAGTCTTATTAACGAGGattcccccccctccctccttccgTCAGGATCTTCCCTGAGTCACTGCGGTGGCTGCTGGCCACTCAGCAGTACAGCCGCTCAAAGTGGATCATGGCGTTCATAGCCCAGAAAAACCGGGCCAACAGGGAGCTCGACACAGAAAACATCCTCACaggtaatgaaaaaagaaaaagctcttCCACTCAGTACCATCCTCTAATCTTATTTTTGACAGTCGAGGGGTCGTTTCCCTGTCATATCCTTTTTCCACGTGCCGAGTGTGGCACATTGACAAGATTATCACGGTTTCCTGTCGAGTTGCCGTGGCAACGGACCCCTCCAGGGGTTAGAGTGGGTGTTCGACATAACATTATGGCACTGAAAAACTTTGTTATGTTCATTATTGCTGAGGCTGGTGGACAGTCGGCAGATGGATGTGGGTTTGAGGGTCAGGAGGAGTCACAGGAAGCAGACTGGAGCTGAAATGGAACCCAGGACGGCAAAGTGTGTCTGGTGAAAGTCTGAAGGAAAGCGTTGTTTACGTTGGTATAGTCAGTAAATTAACAATGAATAAGCCTCAAGTTTAAATGACGGCTTGGACTACACAGTTGTACAGCGACACCCTTGCTAGCTTGACCTTGGGAAACGTCAGCTGCAGAAACTTTATGAGGACTAGAAATTagaatttcaaataaaatgcaaatctaAAAACGTAAACACactcaatcacacacacacaagcaaagaACCCAGAGACACACATTTGCCTGGAGACTAGATACATAGGCAAAACccacacaaaaacactcatAAGTATTCACCTGGAGTACTAGTACTATACACCATCCTGAAATTAAAATGGTAGTCAAGAGACTCACAGAGAAATTTGCTTAGGGATAAAAGAAGAAGAGCTCAGACACATGGGAGAATCTGTGTGGCTCACTTGGAGCTCCAAAAGAGAAGCACATGCAAGTAGAAACACACTGGAGGTCACACCTGGCATTGTTGTGAGTCAGCATCATTATTCCAGGAGATCATGCAAACAAGGAGACTCACACAGGTGACGACAGACACAGAGATGTTACGCTGGTATCTAGATCAAAAACGGTGTGTGAAGTCTAATGGCTGCGCCGTTACACAAGGCCATGGCAAAGTCCCTGGAGGACTGAAAAATCTGTTGGAAATCTGAGAAGATACTCAGGTcatctgttgctgtgtttcCCAGGATCCACACTCTCCTCCTGATGAACTCTTATGTTTGTCTATTATTCAATTCAAACTTTAGTTCAGCTCATTTGTCATAGCAGATTTAGCTCGGCAGAAGTCGTTGATCATGAATTGGCGGGGGATGTTTAGCGCCGCCGCTGTGAGCGGGAGGGAAGCATGAGCGATACAACCGGAGATGCCCTGAAGCACTCGCGTGTGGAATGTCGTCACATGAGTCAACATGAGCACAGAGCAACACAAAGCTGTTGTGTTACTGTGGAAACTCACACCTTGATTCCAAAACATCGACGGagtttcatgtcatgtcacatTTGATCCAGTTTGGGCGGGGCTTCTCGCCAACTGCTCTGCTGGGTACAACTCCCCTCTGACAAGACAGGAAGTGTAGTTTAGTTTTGAGGAAGTTGTTTCTTGGACTCGTGCATCCCTGTACAGAAACATCCCTGTTTATAGACATTTAAAGTTGCTAGTGAACTGATGAACTGCAAGAGGAAGAAGTGTGTTAGTTCTAAGTTTAGTTTCCTAAGTCAGTATTTTAACTGCATCAGAGTAGCAGGAAAGGGAAATTATATTTGGCTATATTTctgtaaaaatatttgtatcaatcCTGTAATATAAAATATGGATTTCATCTCACAACATACGGGAAAACGTTATTTTGtataaatgttttgaaactcCTTTAAATGATGTGATGTCAGTATAAAATGCAAGTAAAATAAAACCGGTATGAGGAAGAAAAACTACAAATGTTTCAGTTATGAAAAGTAGTGTGAATtaagaaattggaaatgaattTTACTTCAAAATTATTATATCAGCAGCTAAATAATAAGAAAATGATGATACTTATAATTCTTTTTCATGTGTTGtttaataatgttttaaatTTTATTGTTTAgatactattatatatataatatgaatCCATTAATGTTATTTTACATCCAAATATTGACTCAGCTTCCCCCTTTGTGATGGCCTCATATGAGCTTTTGCTTTGTCAATATTGGCGTTTAATTGGAAGCTGCTCCGTTTACTAtcctgccatgtttgttttcatgggcCTGTGCAGTGGTGttattgttgtgattttgtttgtctcagaacttcagaaagCTCTTCAGAAGAAGCCAAAAAAGACGTGCATTGTGAAGATGGTGGGGACGAGGAACCTGTGGAAGAATATCGTCGTCCTCTGCGTCAACTCGTGAGTGGAAGCCATTTTCATCACAACATTAGAAGCAGCGTGTGTCTAAGTGTGTGCGGAAGTGGCTGCTGCCGGTCAGATGCTCCTCTAAAAAGACGGATTAACCTGGAAACTTGATACGGTATTGATCAATAAGCATCTCTACTTATGCTCAAGTGGTCTAACCTACCATTTGGATGCCGCCGGCTCCCATCtccacttttgttttctctcttcacacACCGCAGCTCGACCCGCGTTTAACTCTGTTCCAGACCAGTCAGCATAAATTTTACATGAGCTTTGTCTTTATGAAATATGAGACAGAGGGAAAAAGATGGAGGGAGTGCCTGCCTGCTTCTCCTTATGGCTTTCTGAGGACCAGTGTGGCCATGTTGAAGAGTCACCTGGCTGCTTCATCCTTTCAGATTTCTGTTCATCTCCATTTTGTTGCTCCTAGTAGagtgaaatataaatatctGCCGTTCATTTCCATCACTGTAATTTATCATAGAAAATGTATTGGTTGCTgaaaagataaaaagaaaatgtaaggaTCATCATgacaaaaagtgtgtttttaaagtgaAGTGAAACTTAGAAATTCTAGaatgaaatattaattattTGAGTGTATGTGATGGAGCTTTATCTTCTTCTCCGTCAGGCTCACTGGCTACGGAATCCACCACTGCTTCGCCCGCAGCATGATGGACCCGGAAGCTCTGGAGACCACCATGTTCCACAACTTCTACGCCGACTACTACACCATGGCGGGCATCGCCGTGGCGTCCTGCCTGGCCTTGTGTCCGGCAGTGGGACTGATGGGGCGACGAGggggtctcctcatgttcatgaTCATCACTGCTCTGGCCTCGCTGCTGCAGCTCGGCCTGCTCAACTGTGAGTTTTGTGTGAAGCCGAGTGGTCTGCTTTGCCTCGGTATCATGGAGACACGACTTGTGAACAGCAGCGGCGCTTCATCGTTTCATCATCCTGAGTCTCATCAGTTCTGGCTGCTGCCCAGCCGTGATGCAATGAGAGTCCATTTGCTTCAATGATGTCATCGCCGGTGAAGAGAGGATCAATAGTGGCACACAAGCTGGCCACATCTGTCACCGCCGTTCACCACGTGAACTGCCAAACTCTCACGCCTCACCCTTGTAATGGCCTGCTCCGACATGGTAGTCAATGTGTACCCAGAAACTGCTCCGGTACACAACTGCGTTTACTCACTCACAACCCGCTGAATGTTTAACCAGAGTCGGGCGTTGTAATTGTTGTGAATCGCTGTGTTGACTAAAAGTTTGCGCTAATGTGTCTCATTCTTTTCCCTCCAGTGCTGGGAAAGTACAGCGTCCACCTGAACATCGGTAAGATCTTCACTTTCTGAGCCACACTACATGAAGCATGACAGCAGTATTGAAGTTGTGCTCTGCTACCTACGTGTAATCctggcactctgatttcctcccatagGCTTGTCAGCCAATTGAACTATATTCCTTCACACAAATGAATGTTTCGACTTAACAAGTCATCCATTCTACTCTATTAAAATCACCTTTATCGATGAGGTTTTTCTGGACCTGGCtgactggtgtgtgtctgtgttggcgCTGCAGACAGGTCAGACATGCTGAATAAGAACTTCTCCATCGCCTTCTCCATCATTggcatgttctcctcccacgCCGTCAGCAACCTGAGCATCTTCTTCTGCGCCGAGATCACGCCCACAGTCATCAGGTGAGCTGCCCTCGTGGGCCTCCTTCTCACAATACACTTGGCTTTTCAGGACATCGCTTCAAGTCTCACCTCGAGTGTGAAACAGAATCATTGACACGTTTTGgtgttgaaatataaataatagtcGACACTGGAGCTGTGGTTCATTTTAGGAGcgcgccatctgctggtcagcaggtggcggtgAAAGGGTTTTAATAGTAGCGCTGCAGCGCCCTCTGTTGTCGTATTGTGGATCCTACAGACGTTTTTGCCGTGAAATTCTGAGGGAGTGTGAGGTTCATTATTTCACATTCTTCtccgtgacctttgacctcctgtCCTTTACATGCACCCTGGTTTTCCCTGTTCTTTTTCATAACCTCATGGTCGTCCACTCTGCAGGGGCGGGGGAGTGGGTTTGGTCCTGGCCAGCGCTGGCTTCGGCATGTTGACCGCCCCCATCATGGAGCTCCACAACCAGAAGGGCTACTTCCTGCACCACATCATCTTCGCCTGCTGCACCCTCATCTGCATCATCTGCATCCTGCTGCTGCCCGAGACTCGCTTCCAGCCGCTCCccgagaccctggcggacggcGAGAACTACACCCGCCAGCCTCTCCTCCCGCCACGGAAGCCCGGGgagcagcgcctcctgctgcccACATCTGAGAGCGCCAGGGACTACACCCGGGTGCACGACACGCCGCTGCACGAGGCCGCCGCCACCGTCGTCTCCACCATGGACTCCGCCGAAGAACTGACCGCTGCGGCCCACAAAGAGGACCCCAAAGACCCCAACGGTCACTCTGTGTTACCGTTCTCAGAGACCCCTCTGAGGGTCCTTGGCCGGGACACCGTCATCCACGCCAGTAAAGAGCgcctcctgtcttcctctcctccgcAGAAGAACCTCACAGACCCACTTTTAGCCAAGGAATCTGCCGCCGAACTCTCACACCAGCAGAATGAGGTGTCACCCCCTGATCCTGCGGCCGACCCCTCCGCTGCTGCCCCCGCTTCCTCATTGATCTCCACCACGCCCATCATCGAGCCGGTACCCAGCTCCACTCTGGAGTCCCCAGAGCCGCTGGTCAACAACATCGGCTTGGAATCTGACACACCTCCGCCTGAGGCTCCGCCAGTCGCCTCCGTCAGCGCGCCCTCTGCTGTTCATGTCACGGACATCACCCCCGAGCCACCGCCCTCCAGCTGCCCAGACATTCCTGTGATATTAGAAATGGAACAAGAAGACTCCCTCgttcctcttgttgttgctccCCTGCCGTCCAAATCTCCCTCTGATAATGACCCTTGTCCCACTTCCTCCACCCCCCCGAGCCCGGTTACCATTTCCCCTTCACacacccctccctctcctctctcagagGACTCCTTAACTCACACCACTCTACCCTCCATTCTCCCGATCACAGACATTGTCCACCCCCCTGAAACAGACGTTGCTCAGCCTGCACAGGACTCCTCTGGCTCCCTCCACCTGGACTCCATTCACTTACAGGATCTGGGCCGGTCAGAACCAGCCCCCCTCTCTCTGATCGACTGCACAGTTTCCTCCCCGATAGACTCTGAAGTTCTCTCCATGAGAGACAGCGCTAGCACAGAAAGCAACACTGTTAACGGAGAGTTGTGACTCACCCGCACACAACAGTCAGACGGGGAGGAGGTTTCCGGAGCTTCCCTCATCAACAGCAGGCTGGGTTT includes:
- the slc22a23 gene encoding solute carrier family 22 member 23 isoform X2, with protein sequence MLVFGLTVAFSVNVPMFSTLRFFEGFCLAGIILSLYVLRIELCLPGWRFSMTMVASFVMLGGQLLMPVVAYLCRDWQVLQAVIICPLLLMLSYIWIFPESLRWLLATQQYSRSKWIMAFIAQKNRANRELDTENILTELQKALQKKPKKTCIVKMVGTRNLWKNIVVLCVNSLTGYGIHHCFARSMMDPEALETTMFHNFYADYYTMAGIAVASCLALCPAVGLMGRRGGLLMFMIITALASLLQLGLLNLLGKYSVHLNIDRSDMLNKNFSIAFSIIGMFSSHAVSNLSIFFCAEITPTVIRGGGVGLVLASAGFGMLTAPIMELHNQKGYFLHHIIFACCTLICIICILLLPETRFQPLPETLADGENYTRQPLLPPRKPGEQRLLLPTSESARDYTRVHDTPLHEAAATVVSTMDSAEELTAAAHKEDPKDPNGHSVLPFSETPLRVLGRDTVIHASKERLLSSSPPQKNLTDPLLAKESAAELSHQQNEVSPPDPAADPSAAAPASSLISTTPIIEPVPSSTLESPEPLVNNIGLESDTPPPEAPPVASVSAPSAVHVTDITPEPPPSSCPDIPVILEMEQEDSLVPLVVAPLPSKSPSDNDPCPTSSTPPSPVTISPSHTPPSPLSEDSLTHTTLPSILPITDIVHPPETDVAQPAQDSSGSLHLDSIHLQDLGRSEPAPLSLIDCTVSSPIDSEVLSMRDSASTESNTVNGEL
- the slc22a23 gene encoding solute carrier family 22 member 23 isoform X1 translates to MAVVQRDSEDHPPENGFVAADTATPGLLTRIDGSVLPFLGGFGKYQKQLIVLTWIPALFIGFSQYSDNFLLAQPNNTCIQPLANFTNVTWSHASLSGSPRNGSRGRPVYANGSYGAHNDSADMQCRCNEWTFELHTGLVQNVVTKWSLVCNSAWKVHIAKFSLLVGSIFGYLVFGILADWFGRHPVLIISVLFMLVFGLTVAFSVNVPMFSTLRFFEGFCLAGIILSLYVLRIELCLPGWRFSMTMVASFVMLGGQLLMPVVAYLCRDWQVLQAVIICPLLLMLSYIWIFPESLRWLLATQQYSRSKWIMAFIAQKNRANRELDTENILTELQKALQKKPKKTCIVKMVGTRNLWKNIVVLCVNSLTGYGIHHCFARSMMDPEALETTMFHNFYADYYTMAGIAVASCLALCPAVGLMGRRGGLLMFMIITALASLLQLGLLNLLGKYSVHLNIDRSDMLNKNFSIAFSIIGMFSSHAVSNLSIFFCAEITPTVIRGGGVGLVLASAGFGMLTAPIMELHNQKGYFLHHIIFACCTLICIICILLLPETRFQPLPETLADGENYTRQPLLPPRKPGEQRLLLPTSESARDYTRVHDTPLHEAAATVVSTMDSAEELTAAAHKEDPKDPNGHSVLPFSETPLRVLGRDTVIHASKERLLSSSPPQKNLTDPLLAKESAAELSHQQNEVSPPDPAADPSAAAPASSLISTTPIIEPVPSSTLESPEPLVNNIGLESDTPPPEAPPVASVSAPSAVHVTDITPEPPPSSCPDIPVILEMEQEDSLVPLVVAPLPSKSPSDNDPCPTSSTPPSPVTISPSHTPPSPLSEDSLTHTTLPSILPITDIVHPPETDVAQPAQDSSGSLHLDSIHLQDLGRSEPAPLSLIDCTVSSPIDSEVLSMRDSASTESNTVNGEL